In a genomic window of Telopea speciosissima isolate NSW1024214 ecotype Mountain lineage chromosome 5, Tspe_v1, whole genome shotgun sequence:
- the LOC122662057 gene encoding zinc finger CCCH domain-containing protein 40-like yields the protein MAHRLLRNLEADGWERADFPIICESCLGDNPYVRMTKADYDKECKICTRPFTVFRWRPGRDARFKKTEVCQTCSKLKNVCQVCLLDLEYGLPVQVRDTALAINSNDAIPKSDVNREYFAEEHDRRARAGIDYESSYGKVRPNDTILKLQRTTPYYKRNRAHVCSFYVRGECTRGAECPYRHEMPITGELSQQNIKDRYYGVNDPVAMKLLNKAGEMTSLMAPEDESIKTLYVGGLDARVTEQDLRDHFYAHGEIESVRMVLQRACAFVTYTTREGAEKAAEDLSNKLVIKGLRLKLMWGKPQVPKPESENAEDEAVRQQGTVAHGGLLPRQVISQQQNQPPPPPGALDQQQQPIHYFNIPPPLPPERNFYPSMDPQRMGALIPSQEGASSASGENKSGSEKQQQGGQHYPYQGMPPQPGHYPQFYPPYGYMQPPPPPPYHYPPPYQSAVPPPLPPPAAQQYQPAGPPGSSQYQ from the exons ATGGCGCATAGGTTGCTAAGGAATCTGGAGGCCGATGGTTGGGAACGCGCTGATTTCCCCATCATTTGCGAATCTTGCCTTGGCGACAATCCCTACGTTCGCATG ACAAAAGCGGATTATGATAAGGAATGCAAGATCTGTACACGACCATTCACAGTTTTTAGGTGGAGGCCAGGTCGCGATGCGAGATTTAAAAAGACAGAGGTCTGCCAGACCTGCAGCAAGCTGAAAAATGTCTGCCAGGTGTGTCTACTGGATCTTGAGTATGGGTTGCCAGTTCAGGTTCGAGATACTGCGCTGGCTATCAATTCAAATGATGCTATCCCAAAAAGTGATGTCAACAGGGAGTACTTTGCCGAGGAGCATGACCGCAGG GCTCGGGCTGGCATAGACTATGAATCCTCATATGGAAAGGTGCGGCCAAATGACACTATATTAAAGCTTCAGAGAACAACACCGTATTACAAGAGAAACCGGGCACATGTTTGCAGTTTTTATGTACGGGGTGAATGCACAAGAGGTGCTGAATGTCCCTATCGGCATGAAATGCCTATAACTGGCGAGTTATCACAACAGAATATTAAAGATCGCTACTATGG AGTTAATGATCCAGTTGCCATGAAGCTTCTGAATAAAGCAGGTGAAATGACATCATTAATGGCCCCTGAAGATGAGAGCATTAAGACCCTCTACGTTGGTGGTCTTGATGCTAGGGTAACTGAGCAGGATCTGAGGGACCACTTCTATGCACATGGTGAGATTGAATCCGTAAGAATGGTACTCCAGCGTGCATGTGCTTTTGTAACCTATACTACTAGGGAAGGTGCAGAAAAGGCAGCAGAAGACCTCTCAAATAAGCTAGTCATCAAGGGTCTGAGGCTGAAGCTAATGTGGGGGAAGCCCCAGGTTCCAAAACCAGAGTCGGAGAATGCTGAGGATGAGGCTGTGAGACAGCAGGGGACTGTGGCCCATGGTGGTTTGCTGCCAAGGCAAGTGATATCTCAACAGCAGaatcaaccaccaccaccaccagggGCTTTGGATCAACAGCAACAACCCATACACTACTTCAATATTCCACCTCCACTTCCACCTGAGAGGAACTTTTATCCGTCGATGGATCCTCAAAGGATGGGAGCGCTTATCCCATCACAGGAAGGGGCGAGTAGTGCGTCAGGTGAGAACAAATCAGGTTCAGAAAAGCAACAACAGGGAGGACAGCATTATCCCTACCAAGGTATGCCACCACAGCCAGGCCATTATCCACAGTTCTATCCACCTTATGGGTACAtgcagccaccaccaccaccaccatatcaTTATCCTCCACCATATCAGTCTGCTGTGCCCCCACCACTGCCACCCCCAGCAGCTCAGCAGTATCAGCCAGCCGGACCACCAGGATCTTCACAGTACCAGTAA
- the LOC122661047 gene encoding INO80 complex subunit C, translating to MEPEVVDSNILLPHYLSFKKVQMSEKYPKGQARGRHWKHLKQILQAENYLTYPSIEPNYVNIESPPSMYPSKKFCDITGFEAPYVDPRTNLRYANVDVFKRIRSLPNEYVQRYLALRNAAVVLR from the exons ATGGAGCCTGAGGTCGTAGATTCAAACATTCTGTTGCCTCATTATCTGAGTTTCAAGAAGGTACAAATGTCGGAGAAATACCCAAAAGGGCAAGCAAGAGGCAGGCATTGGAAGCATTTGAAGCAGATACTTCAAGCTGAAAATTACCTAACTTATCCTTCTATTGAACCCAACT ATGTTAATATTGAGTCACCTCCCTCTATGTATCCATCAAAGAAATTCTGTGATATAACAGGATTTGAG GCACCGTATGTTGACCCAAGGACAAATCTCCGTTATGCAAATGTGGATGTCTTCAAGAGAATAAGATCACTACCCAATGAGTATGTTCAAAGGTACCTGGCTCTCAGAAATGCTGCAGTTGTCCTGAGGTAG